TCTCCAGACTCAATTTGGAGGAACATGTTGACAGCACAATCTGTAAGGTTAGGATGCTGAACagtgagtagagtagagttatCAGAGAACATGTAAAAGTACGTCAGAGGAAATCCTCACTATGGCTTTGATATAGTCCCTGACTCCGGGTGATGCTTGTGTATTTGGCTGATGGAGGGCTGCTGGTGTATGTCAAGTTCGGATGGACAACAACTGATCAGCATCAGGCTATCAATCAACGACAGTGGATTCTGATTGCAAAGCAAACTGCAGTGTGTACTAGGATCTGGCCTTGGGATGAAGGAAAAGCCAGCATTATCCCAGTCTCAGTATGGGCTCCGTAGAGGTAATCACAGTGACACGCACTCCTTCCACCCCCCCCAAAGCCATCCTCACTGTCCCTCCCCAGAATGGCCTGTCAGACCTGGAGCCAGGCAAGCAGCCGGGAGACAGGCTGAGGAGCCACAGAGTATGGCCAGAGCCAGGTAATGAGGTTTTCTCCACTGCAGCCAGAGGGCAGTCAGCCAAGACTCCAAATCAACAAAAAATGActcaaataaaaatacaatttcaaTAATAGGCAATTAGCCTTGCTAGGGATCTCTCTACTTCTCGTCTGTCTTGCTCTCCTTTCCACCCTCCCTCCAGTCAGAGAACTGCTTGCCCTGCATACAAACTATGCAGAAATATGATTAAAGCTGTCAATGTTTTATAATGGAAAATGTAGTTTCATCGTCTTTGGCACATCTACCCACATCAATGTGGGTAGAACTTTTAAGTGAGCAGTGCCTCTGTTTCCAAATGCACAATGTCTGTACATGGTTTGAGTGGTTTATAACCCTAACTGCTGAGGGATGAGAAGAGTGACCAGTATAGAGGGATTTGAAGGAGGACAGGATGTCGTTTGACTGACTTTGAGAAGAAACGTGTTTGTACCACGACTACATCAATGTTCCCCGTAATAACCCATAGGGATTCATTTGGCTTTTACATCAGACTTCATCTATGGAATTGCTCAAACTGCCAACTCACTACACCACTGTGTGACTCCAAAGTATTGAGGGAATATGAGTCAAACAGACTTGACATGTGATATTCATGTCAAAATATAAAATCATGAAAACAGCTACTGAGGGAAAATATTCCAAATTTAACATACGGATAAAATAGAGATATACAgtgccaaaacatttctgcagcattgaaggcccccaggaacaaagtggcctccatccttcttaaaatggaagaagtttgtaaccaccaagactacctagagctggccgcccggccaaacttaAGCATtttgagggagaagggccttgagaAAGAACATGTAAAAGTTATTGGccagtgaggtgaccaagaacccgatagtcactgAGTTCCAGAGTTcttctggagatgggagaaccttccagaaggacaaccatcactgcagcactccaccaattaggccttctACGGAGTAGCTTCTTTCTGGTCACTATCATAAAAGGCACGACTGCCCACTTGGAGTGGAGAGATTCTTTGGTCTTAtaaaactaagattgaactctttggcctgaatgccaagtgccaTGTCTGGAacaaacctggcaccatccctacggtgaagcatggtggtggcagcatcatgctgtggggatgttcttcagcggcagggactgggagacgagttaggatcgagggacagatgaatggagcaaagtacagggagatccttgGTGAAAACTTGCTACATCCAgagtgctcaagacctcagaaggggaaccttctccccagtctaacagcacaacaaccctaagcacacagccatgacaacACAGGAGGggcttgggacaagtctctgaatgtccttgagtggcgcagccagaggccggacttgaacccgatcgaacatctctggagacctgaaaatagctatacAGCGACGCTCCCCAGCCAACCTAGCATGGCTtcagaggatttgcagagaaggaatgggagaaactccccaaatagaggtgtgccaagcttgtagcatcatacccaagaattGATGCTGTAGTTGCTGCCGAAGctgcttcaacaaattactgagtaaagggtcagaatacttacgtaaatgggGTTTTGCAAAGATTTCAGAAAACGTATTTTTGCTTTgaaatggggtattgtgtgtagatgggagagggtggactatttaatccatttcagaataaggctgtaacgaaacaagatgtggaaaaagggggtctgaataatttcagaATGCGCTGTATCAATGAATTTCTGTAACAATGTTCCAGCACCCTCTAGTGGTAATCTGAAGCACCCAGAGAGAATACAAATTTAACAGTGAAACTATTTGTATGGATTTTCTGCGCCAAATATTGCTGATATGTTTTGAAGTCATCAAACCACCATCGACTGAAGTGGTATCGCCATACGAGCCATCCAAACCCAACTCAGTGTTCCAGATTGTGTGATTTACATTTGCTAATGGAAGAGCAAAGCATTGCTTTTAGGACTTAGGTAGCCATTCCCCTCTGTCCTTCTGGTTAGAGCTAGAGAACAGCCAAATGTATCACCATTCCCCTCTGTCCTTCTGGTTAGAGCTAGAGAACAGCCAAATGTATCACCATTCCCCTCTGTCCTTCTGGTTAGAGCTAGAGAACAGCCAAATGTATCACCATTCCCCTCTGTCCTTCTGGTTAGAGCTAGAGAACAGCCAAATGTATCACCATTCCCCTCTGTCCTTCTGGTTAGAGCTAGAGAACAGCCAAATGTATCAccattccctctgtctgtctagagaacagccaaaTGTATCACCATTCCCCTCTGTCCTTCTGGTTAGAGCTAGAGAACAGCCAAATGTATCACCATTCCCCTCTGTCCTTCTGGTTAGAGCTTAAATGATCACCATTCCCCTCTGTCCTTCTGGTTAGAGCTAGAGAACAGCCAAATGTATCACCATTCCCCTCTGTCCTTCTGGTTAGAGCTAGAGAACAGCCAAATGTATCACCATTCCCTCTGTCCTTCTGGTTAGAGCTAGAGAACAGCCAAATGTCACCATTCCCTCTGTCCTTCTGGTTAGAGCTAGAGAACAGCCAAATGTATCACCATTCCCCTCTGTCCTTCTGGTTAGAGCTAGAGAACAGCCAAATGTATCACCATTCCCCTCTGTCCTTCTGGTTAGAGCTAGAGAACAGCCAAATGTATCACCATTCCCCTCTGTCCTTCTGGTTAGAGCTAGAGAACAGCCAAATGTATCACCATTCCCCTCTGTCCTTCTGGTTAGAGCTAGAGAACAGCCAAATGTATCACCATTCCCCTCTGTCCTTCTGGTTAGAGCTAGAGAACAGTCAAATGAATCACCGTTTCAGTTAAGCAGAGGGTCCTATATAAGTTTTATATAGCTCTGTATCAAATAGTACACAGGAGTATTTAATAAAATCCTTTATTCATAAACTTGATGCAAGTTTACAAATTACTGTACATGGTCAAAATTACCCTTGCAATGAAAAACAAAATAAAACCAAAGCATGCTAACAGTGCATAACTTCATAACCCGCTCAATCGCCAATCACAAAATGAAGCCAGAAAAAAAGAACCAATAATTAGTTTCAGGTCTCAAACCAAAATCTCCCAACGCACTGGGCTGTTAGTCAGACAACTGGTCTGGATCTGTATAAGAGAGCTTTAATTCACTGCACACCTGACATTAGAACAGACATGGGGCCTTCCACGGAGTTAAAAAAAGCCCATTTGACATCTGCTCTGATGGCACAGGGATTTAAACAGTAAGAGTTGGAGTACTGCTCTGGGGTGGAAAGAATAGTATAGTAGTCCATTAGTTGTATATCTCATACTTTAACACACGGGTGGGACGCCCATAACTGTTGGAGACAGCATTTTTGCAATTGGTATCCTTTAGAAATAATCTGGTGAGAGTCTGTCCTACATGAATCTATAAAAAAATTATGTTCCCAGAGATGGGGTTTACAGAGACAGCATCTACCGACCTCTGCAAGCTAATATAAAATGATCCAACCTGACAAATCAAAAATGTccagtccccacacacacacaccctagtcCCTAGAGTGAAAGTAATTTCTGAGATATCTACATGCAAAACACTACAAAACCAGGAGGTACAGGATCACAATGATGTCCTAGATTAGAAACAACAACCCAAGACAATGAGCTTAAATGGGTGAGGTAAAGCGTTGGTTCACCTTTCTGCATCACAAAACTGATCTGAGGGATTGTATGAGATGTGGGGCCTATGTCCCTCCCACCTCATCACTCCACTACACCCTGTTACCACAGTCTTACCAGTGACTACTTTAAAAAGATAGACAAGCCAAATGGAGAGTGCGCAAGCCAAATGGTTACTGTAATTATAGGAGGGGAAAATAAATTTGGAAATAAACTATAGTTAAAAAAAACTTGCATCTTGCTAAGTCAAGTGTGCAGTAGCTATGTATTCCTGAGTTTGCTTCTCCAGAGAACACAGGGAGGGAGTTTCTAGCCAGGGCATGTTCACAATGAGGTCAGCCATGTGGGAAAGCTGTGGCACACTTGATACCAATACCTAACGGCTAAGACAACGATCAACGGTTATCCATGTGTAGTAGACATATTTAGGAATAAAGTCAGTCACCATATTGAGTGAATAGTAATAAACCTCTAAATGAGTCTTCAGTGCCACCATTTTTGACATAACGTGATGCATGGTGTTGTACAGGTGGGGTGGCTGACTTTACAACAAATACAAGGTAGATGGAGCTTAATTACACATTATTAGTATATTTCACATGGGTGAAAAGCAGAATATTTACTAGGAACAAGCTGGTTCCTATGCTGGTTTTTGCGACAACATACTTCTAACAGCGTGGATAATACCCACACAAAAAAAGCACCCATTAATGTGTGTAATAACATTAAATCAAATGCGTCACACAATATTCTGCATATTACTCAAATAGCTAAGACTTAGCATGCTCCAGGTTTGACAGTGCTGAGGATGGTCATGAGTTAGGGGTTCCTTTGAAAAAGTTATTTCCATCACTGACAACCAAGATCATGAGGTCAAGTGAATAATCAGGTAGAAAACAAGGTACCAGAGGGGAGGCAAAGGATGGAAATGAGTGGGCCTGTCTTTTGTTGAAGGCATTACTACACACACCTTACAGTCAGACCTGAAAATATTTGATTATTGAGCATGTGGTATGAAGTGAAGTCCACTGCAACCACGAACCATGGATGGGAGATCTGGGAGTGTGAACAAGCTAGTTAGACCATGGATGGGAGATCTGGGAGTGTGAACAAGCTAGTTAGACCATGGATGGGTGATCTGGGAGTGTGAACAAGCTCGTTAGACCATGGATGGGAGATCTGGGAGTGTGAACAAGCTAGTTAGACCATGGATGGGCGATCTGGGAGTGTGAACAAGCAAGTTAGACCATGGATTCAAATTAGACAGGGGACTGCACTGAGACGTTTTCAAATTATTGTGTGTACATATTACCTCTTTTAACGATTGTGTGCAGAGCCTTACTGAAAGGTTCATCAAGTTTGGGTCACCGGGGAAATTAGCCAGCATATTTGGAAAGCCCAAAAACCACCACTGTGTCACTGAGTAAAAGGAATGGTGTCACTTTTGAACATATGAAACCACTAACAAAAGTATTTCAATTTATACAGGAAAACAAAAAACAATAGTAGTCATTATGCTTACATAAAAACATGGTTTAAAGGTGTTCCTTTTAACTTCTGCAAGAGTGTCCATGAAGCAAATGCTTTGTTATCCTACATCTGAAATACACCTTGAGAAATTGATGCCCCCAGTCTCCGCCCGCTCGAACCACAAAACCCACAAAAATTTAAGTTAAAAACAACTCAATCAATTCTCAGAAATACAACTTTACAAGTTTTACATGGAGTTAAATGCAACTACATTACAGTGATTAAATCCAACCTGCCTTTGCTAAGCCTGGTCATATTTCCAAAAGCAGCCTGAGAGATTGGGCTGGGTGGAGGCGGCCTCCACCTCTTGTGCTCAACAGGATATCCTCCATTAAGCCGTCTCAGTCCCACATTGGTCAGGAGTTtttagctctcctctctccattcaggGTCTTTGGCTTTTGTAGACCAGGCGTTGTTTAAGGAAGCTAGCTTTAGGAGGACATGTTATTCCAGAAGGAGGAATCATGGCAATATACAGATAGATAAACAAGCACAGATATGACAGAGGCCATCCATGGGGAGTGAGGTGGTGCTCATTCCCACTACCAGCGTGTCATTGTCCATCCCAGCCTCCACTGTCACAAAGGGAATGTCACCTGTCATTCTCTGTTCCAGTCTGTGGCCGGAGAATCTCAGCCCGTCACGCGACTGACGGAGAGCTTCAAATCACTAGCAAAAGCCATGCCTCAACCTTGACCCGAAATCACAGGCAGTAAGTAAGCTCTACTTTGCTTGCACAGAGTAGGATTTAAGGGAGTTGCACAAGATATGGAGCTAATTCAATGCTCAGGGGATTAGGGGTGAGATTGTAACAGAGGAAGAACACAGAGGGAGCGATTGCACAAGTGAGAGAAAGATAAATAGCAAGAGGGTGGATCCCCTATTGCAAAGTGGATAAGGTGGTTGGTCAGCGAGGGGTTTTAACCATTGGTTGGTCGGTTCTCATGGTAACAGAATGGGGATCAAACTCCCAATGAAAACAACTCCAGTTAGAGAGGGAAAAGAAAATGGGGGGGGGGTGCTCCTAAGACATGTGGTCCCAGTGGAGGCATGGCAACAGTCCTCTTAACCATCCTCCTTAGGGGGAGTGTACCAACCTACAAGGATCAGAAAAGAGACAGTACACTCAGTTATACTGGACAAAACACAATCAGTTCATCCTAGACAGTAGGATTGATCAAAGAGTTGGATGCATTTTTATCTTGACCTAAGAAATCACTGAAACCCTATTGGAGCTTgcaatacactacattaccaaaagtatgtggacaccttctcGTCGAACATtgcattccaaaatcatgggcattaatatggagttggttccccctttgatactataacagcctccactcttctgggaaggtgtTCCTTCcctaaactttacagttgacactatgcattcgggcaggtagcgttctctggatgtcataaggtgaatgcaccaatttgtaagtcgctctggataagagcgtctgctaaatgtcttaaatgtaaatgttaaatgttctCCTGCCATCCGCCAAaaccagattcgtccgtcggactgccagttggaagtgtgattcatcactccagagtccAGTAGCGGCAAGCTtttcaccactccagccgacgcttggcgaTGCACAtggggatcttaggcttgtgtgcagctgctcggtcatggaaacccttttcacgaagctcccgacaaacagttcttgtactgacgttgcttccagaggcagtttggaactctgtagtgagtgttgcgacCGAGGATAGACAATGTTAACACACTACGCACTTTCgcactcggcagtcccattctgtgagcttgtgtggcatgACAACTGAGCCGATGTTGcgcctagacgtttccacttcacaaaaacagcacttacagttgactggggcagctctagcaggtaAGACATTTGACAAAGTGAAAGGTTGCATCCTATAACAGTGCCACGTCGAAAGCcacagagctcttcagtaaggccattctactgacaaggTTAGTCTATGGAGcttgcatggttgtgtgcttaattttatacacctgtcaacaacaggtgtggttgaaatagccaaatctactaatttaaaaaggggtgtccacattcttcgcatatatactgtattttcccAACCACTGATTGCTGTATGGAGGGATGTAATCTCAAGGTCAAACAGGATACAAGATGTGTAACTGGACATGGTAACACTCACCGTTCTTTTCATGGATCTGGACCAGGGATTTGTATGACTGCTGTGCTCTGGCAAGATTGTATTGGTTCTGAAATAAAAACAGTGCCTATATCAAACTTGTGGTTATGAATGCCCCAAGCAGTGTAAAGGCTCAGGACTAAGCACCATCAGGTACAAGTGAATTAGTTTGATGAAGTCTGACTGCACGGTGGATGCCTTTCAATCATCTTCCCCCAGACAATTTTGCCGCTCGATCTGTTATCATGCTACGTTTGCACGCACCGCGGGTGACCATTAATCGCACCATAATAAATAGCGTGTTGAACCGTGTGGGGATCTGAGGAGCCGGGAGCTGGATCTATTTTCTCCAGTGTGGGTGTAATAAAATTCAGCTTCAGAGTGGAACTGGCTCTTATAAAAAAAAGTCAGAGTCCTATCAACCCAGTAACAGAAAGATTGGTATTCttatgtttttgattaataggTACATTTCTGGCATTTTATTAACCATACCTACCCAACTTTAGTAACCTCAGGACAGATATGATAAACACTTTATTTTGATAAGATTTGAAATCAACATAGCGGAGTATCAGGTCTATGGTGTACAAGGTTAGATCCTAACTTTTAAAGAACAGATTCTCATACAGCAGGGCCCAAGATTCCTTGAAACTGCAGCTTGTCTATAAATATCCCTGTCATTTGGTCTGCTCCGAATTCTACTGGGATCCCAGAGCCAGATTAGTGTGACTGTgctgagagaagagggagagaaatgacaGCATGAAGTGGACTGATGTGAAGCGTCAGCATTAAGAGATGAGCAGCACCGCACTGTCCCAGCGGCGCTAAGTAACAACGTCCTGTTTAAATGAAGTGCTGGGGGCTTACAGATACCTCATTTTCATAGAGCAGCATGGACCAGCTAGCTAGCCACACACAGAGCTCACCCCTTTATCCATGTCAAAACACTGTGTCATTACACCCTGTAGTATGCATCATGTTACCACATTACAAAGCTCTCTGCCCCCTTAAACTATGCTTACCTTATTGGCTCCAAACTGCACTCTGGCTTTTCCCTTGACTAAAGTGGCATTGATCTGCATGATTACAGACTCTATGGAATAGGCACTGCTCCAGCCCTGAAATCAAATGGCGATACATCAATGCACTAGCATTTACCTCCACTGTAAAATAACAGTGGACAAGTTTTGAACTGACATTGTGGCATAAAAACATACCTGTTTTGTGAGAAGCTCCATGCACAGGGCACCCCCTCCAAGAACATAACTTAAAGACAGCAGGTGAAAGAAGAATATTAGAATATGTAGATAAAAAAAGGTGATcaaaacaccaaaataaatcTCTTATCCACAAGCACTCCTTTTAGCTAAACTGCCACTTCTGACATTCAGATTTTCACTGGCTGCTGACGATGTCTAGACCAGAAGAGACCGCCCTTCCGTCATGGTTAAGTGAGGGGAGCAACTCCGTCACAGTGGAAACACAGAAGAAAAAACAAAACCATTCCCCTCATACGCAGTGAACTGAACTCACCCTCCAGACAGCACAGGAGAAGCCACCCGTACAAATGGTGGATCAAAGGGGAAATTATCCTGCAGGTAGAAAACAAAAAAAGCATTAAAATGAGAACAGCCAACACTAACAAACTGGCCTTGCTTTCTAGTATCAGCATTGGTACTTACTTTATATGAGAAGTTTAGCAGAATGTAATCCATTCCCTCCTTTTCCTTTAAAACCTGCAGGTCACTGTGTAGGGGACTGTCTGGATCTACGCTGTTGAGCAAATAGAACACATCATTATACATCTGCCACATGCTAGAATTATACAGTACTCCTATGGTAAATAGGCCTAGTGCCAAAAGAGCAGTGAATGCGATAAGGCATCATCCACCCTCATCCTGAGATCCAGCCTTCCTGTTAACTTCCTCCAGTCTTAACCACAGTATAACCGCCCTCTTTAGTTACTTACGTCCTCAGCTTGACGTGCCATTCATACAGGCTGTCATTGACCAGCTCCACTGAATAGATACCTGGAAGAGAATGCAGAGTCTGGTAAGTGACATTCGGAATCAAACTGTCATTTTTTTATTGCAACATATCTGAAGAGCTTTCTAGCACTGCTGCAGTGAAGTACGTACCCATCTTGTAACTCTGGGACCGGTATATCTCCCGGAGCTCCTTCATGAGGCGGTCTGAGGCCTGCACTGAACCAGACACCGCACCctgcaacacacaacacacacagggtaATACACCGATACCCAAACATACAGCACATTCAACGATTGGGGATAATAATGCACATAGACACTGACGGCAACGATTAAATCAAATGTTTACAGGCCCAGCTCAAATATGCTAATAGCTCTCTGCATTTAGATAAAAAGTCTACAAACTCCTAGAAATGAACAGTTATTGATCAGCATGGAGACAAAATGCTTCAGAACTAACTGGCAGTATACAGTTTGCTATAGTATATGGGGAGAACTTCACAGGTTCCATAGCAAGGCTCTCATCTGCAATAATGATAGATTTGAAGAGCTGAGCCATTGAATGCAGTAGGGATGGTGGAGGATGAGAGAAGAGTATCTCATTTATAAGTCTCTCAGAGCTGCTCACAGACCTTAGGGGAAACAGCTGTATTCTAAATCAACCATTAAGAGAGCCATGGGTAAATGTTAGATAACATGATTACTATCAGAATGACTAATTACTGTCATTTAGTCTACGCAATCCATGTCGATCATGTCCTAGTTTACAAATACAGTCCTAAACAGCATAATATTGGTGTACTGCATTGGTAAGAAATTCTCTGAGTAAAACACTGACGGAAAACAAAATGGAAAATACATTCCATTCAGAACCACCTGAAAAACTGGTTAGATGCATGCACATTGGCTATATCATAAAGGGTCACTCTAGATATCCCAGTGAAACAGTGCTGGGTCCAGTAAACTGTTCTAGGTCTAACGACAGATATATTCCCCATGCATCCCCCAAAAGCGTATAAAATGTCACCTTACCGAATGAGCACTTACGTTCAAGTGGTCCTGCCTCTGGTTCTTGCGGATCTTCTCCAGGATGGCCAGGTTCTCCTTCTCGATGCCGTCATCCTCAGACTTCTTCCCATCCACTGGCTCCTCCTCTTTCATCTCATAGTGGTCCAGGTCTTCAATGTCCTGCTGGCACAACGACAAGATAAGAGTATTAGAAGACAAGTTTAACTTCAAGTTAACACTTCAAATATGTGTGAATGGTATTGAGCCGAGCTTGACATCCAGCATGGCTCAACTCAAATCAGCATGGTAATGTGCAGCGCGATATGTAATGACATTTATTTGAAAAGGGATAAGGACCTCTCCcatttcctcttcttcctcctcttcggaCGTGACCTCGTCTGTGACCCCATGCTGAAGAAACgcaacagagagaaagagttcAGACAGTTCAATCTCATTCCTAACATGGCATACTTAGTGACGCCAATTGCTTTAGCAAGTTAGATGTAGGCCTATAGTCCAACAAAAAAACGGTAGAGATATTTGTAGGAATGTTCCGAAATGTGCAAAAACAGTAAGAGAGTTTCTGCGTAGTCAGAAACAACATTCCTCTACTGTACAGGTAGCTACTATTTAACATTCAACCTCTGCTTCAGTCATTCTAATGACTAAGTagactattttttacatttattttacctttatttaactaggcaagtcagttaagaacaaattcttattttcaattacagctaagaacagtgggttaactgccttgttcagaggcagaacagaTATTTATTTTtgccttgtcagcttggggattcgattttgcaaccttcgggttactagtccaacactctaaccactaagctacctgccacaaCCGTAGCCTTCGGTTGTCTGTTCATTGGTTACGAGGCAAGTTATGCTAGCaccacacactgtcccctcccacaGGAAGAGTCTATTGATTCCATCCCCGGGACTCTGTACTAATCATTAATGTCTGTGCTGATGGACGGTTTCAGGACTGTATTAGGTTCTTCATGCAGGTTTTTAAACCCTTTCATTAGCTAAGTGTCTTCAATCTCCTTGGTAGCTTCCGACAATAAAATTAAACAAAGGGATTAGGCACAC
This sequence is a window from Oncorhynchus keta strain PuntledgeMale-10-30-2019 chromosome 14, Oket_V2, whole genome shotgun sequence. Protein-coding genes within it:
- the LOC118393806 gene encoding ubiquitin-conjugating enzyme E2 Q2-like isoform X2; its protein translation is MSVSGLKAELKFLESIFDPNHERFRIIDWKPDELNCQFNVTGEKLLIIHCNITESYPSTPPIWFVDSDDPSLTQVLERLEDVRKGSTLLLQQLKRLICDLCRLYNLPQHPDVEMLDQPLPAGPVGQDRKHGVTDEVTSEEEEEEEMGEDIEDLDHYEMKEEEPVDGKKSEDDGIEKENLAILEKIRKNQRQDHLNGAVSGSVQASDRLMKELREIYRSQSYKMGIYSVELVNDSLYEWHVKLRTVDPDSPLHSDLQVLKEKEGMDYILLNFSYKDNFPFDPPFVRVASPVLSGGYVLGGGALCMELLTKQGWSSAYSIESVIMQINATLVKGKARVQFGANKNQYNLARAQQSYKSLVQIHEKNGWYTPPKEDG
- the LOC118393806 gene encoding ubiquitin-conjugating enzyme E2 Q2-like isoform X1 yields the protein MSVSGLKAELKFLESIFDPNHERFRIIDWKPDELNCQFNVTGEKLLIIHCNITESYPSTPPIWFVDSDDPSLTQVLERLEDVRKGSTLLLQQLKRLICDLCRLYNLPQHPDVEMLDQPLPAGPVGQDRKHGVTDEVTSEEEEEEEMGEDIEDLDHYEMKEEEPVDGKKSEDDGIEKENLAILEKIRKNQRQDHLNVSAHSGAVSGSVQASDRLMKELREIYRSQSYKMGIYSVELVNDSLYEWHVKLRTVDPDSPLHSDLQVLKEKEGMDYILLNFSYKDNFPFDPPFVRVASPVLSGGYVLGGGALCMELLTKQGWSSAYSIESVIMQINATLVKGKARVQFGANKNQYNLARAQQSYKSLVQIHEKNGWYTPPKEDG